A stretch of the Flavobacterium sp. 5 genome encodes the following:
- a CDS encoding nucleotidyl transferase AbiEii/AbiGii toxin family protein produces the protein MNLHLDKDNFEGAIVATAEHFEIPEIFIEKDYWVTYALYQLFHSDVKDLIVFKGGTSLSKCYGVIKRFSEDIDIVVVKNNADSGNALRNRLKDITNVVDKSILEIVPNDPNTNKKGSIRKIIYSYPKVGVKGVYGEVRENIALEVSHLGNTEPNVVQPIRTMIADYIKTTSNIELITQFGLEDFEVQALSVERTFCEKIISMVRFSYTENPLEDLSNKVRHTYDLHLLMKLDTIKDFVNSISFDAMLLQVAKDDDKAIPNDKNWLYKHPKEALIFSETTNVWDTIKKTYTGSKFTELIIGEALPPDEKDVFETLLFLSKRIEGIEWNVEY, from the coding sequence ATGAATTTACATTTAGACAAAGACAATTTTGAAGGTGCTATTGTTGCTACCGCTGAACATTTTGAAATTCCAGAGATTTTTATTGAGAAAGATTATTGGGTAACTTATGCTTTGTATCAATTATTTCACTCTGATGTAAAAGATTTGATTGTTTTTAAAGGTGGTACTTCTTTATCAAAATGCTATGGTGTTATCAAGCGATTTTCAGAGGATATTGATATAGTTGTTGTAAAGAATAATGCTGATAGCGGAAATGCTTTGAGAAATCGATTAAAAGATATTACCAACGTGGTCGATAAGTCTATTCTTGAAATTGTACCCAATGATCCGAATACTAATAAAAAAGGCAGTATTAGAAAAATTATTTATTCCTATCCTAAAGTTGGTGTAAAGGGAGTTTATGGTGAAGTGAGAGAAAACATTGCTTTAGAAGTATCTCATTTGGGTAACACAGAGCCTAATGTTGTACAACCCATTCGTACTATGATTGCGGATTATATTAAAACCACATCTAATATTGAATTAATTACTCAATTTGGATTAGAAGATTTTGAGGTTCAAGCCTTGTCTGTTGAGCGCACCTTTTGTGAAAAGATAATTAGCATGGTTCGTTTTTCTTACACTGAAAATCCATTGGAAGATTTGTCTAACAAAGTACGTCATACTTATGATTTGCATCTATTAATGAAGCTTGATACTATAAAAGACTTTGTAAATTCAATTTCATTTGATGCTATGTTATTGCAAGTTGCTAAAGATGATGATAAGGCAATTCCTAACGACAAAAATTGGCTATACAAACACCCGAAAGAAGCACTAATTTTTAGTGAAACTACTAATGTTTGGGATACTATAAAAAAGACTTATACTGGTTCAAAATTTACCGAATTAATTATTGGAGAAGCTTTGCCCCCTGATGAAAAGGACGTTTTTGAAACTTTGTTGTTTCTTTCTAAACGGATTGAAGGAATTGAGTGGAATGTTGAATATTAG
- a CDS encoding DUF6088 family protein — MKVTDKIVAKINRIDTGDVFGYDTLGLTSDEIIAGSKALSRLVYKGVIKRARKGYYYKPKVSVFGEQKPREDVLLSLYLFDKNKQVAYITGTRLYNRLGLTTQVPTSIRIASLDKQVKGKVGNVIIKPAKSYVKVTADTIKYLELLDVIKDLNTIPDLQKSDGLVYLKKVIYNFDTAEIKKLVTYGAAYPPKVRALLGALLEALRIEPVVFSVLKKSINPSSSYEYGITTKMLSTANTWNIV; from the coding sequence ATGAAAGTAACAGACAAAATAGTAGCTAAAATAAATCGAATAGATACAGGAGATGTATTCGGGTATGATACTCTTGGATTAACTTCGGATGAAATTATTGCTGGATCTAAAGCATTAAGTAGATTAGTTTATAAAGGAGTTATTAAAAGAGCCCGAAAAGGTTATTATTATAAGCCAAAAGTTTCTGTGTTTGGAGAGCAAAAACCGAGAGAAGATGTTTTACTTTCTCTTTATTTGTTTGATAAAAATAAGCAAGTTGCATATATTACGGGAACTAGATTGTATAATAGACTGGGTTTAACAACACAAGTTCCGACTTCTATTCGTATTGCTTCCTTGGATAAACAAGTTAAAGGAAAAGTAGGTAATGTTATAATTAAACCGGCAAAGAGTTATGTAAAAGTTACGGCTGATACGATTAAATATTTAGAGCTATTGGACGTTATTAAAGACTTGAATACCATACCTGACTTGCAAAAAAGTGATGGACTTGTTTATTTGAAAAAAGTGATTTATAATTTTGACACTGCCGAAATAAAAAAACTGGTTACTTATGGAGCTGCTTATCCTCCTAAAGTAAGAGCATTACTTGGTGCGCTTTTGGAAGCTTTGCGAATAGAACCTGTAGTTTTTTCGGTTCTAAAAAAATCAATAAATCCTTCTAGTAGCTATGAATATGGTATTACTACTAAAATGCTTTCGACTGCCAACACTTGGAATATAGTATAA
- a CDS encoding DEAD/DEAH box helicase, translating into MPLPTSLDTIQLFKSIFIGREDVFAVRWEKGNKSGYMPAYFYDPYRYRAHKMKGGTFQNYADKEYLPFTDKEIEKHLNGDQLIGIYPLLKDNTSWFIVADFDKVDWIEDCKKFINTCKEKEIPAYLERSRSGKGGHVWIFFEQPYPAIKSRKIFISILENSGIFSLFDKSSSFDRLFPNQDFLSGKGFGNLIALPLYKKTLEQGNSCFVEIDNLKPFENQWNFIQNIQKITIAKLDNLYESYTPIENSTGPYLPQIIPAKLTITLSNVLKINRNAIPTSLINFLKEELNFLNTEFIIKKKSNKNTFGTERYFRFIEETENTIIIPKGFVGKTIRFCRENKIDYDFIDERKKLNPVSFSFNAQLKEHQQLVINSISKKDLGVIVAPPGSGKTVVGLKIIADKKQPSLIITHRKQIAEQWIERIEAFLGISKNDIGKIGQGKTKIGKHITIAMIQSLSKEIEKPDSKDFLNAFGAIIIDECHHIPAETFRNTIAKLQTFYLYGLTATPFRKYNDDKLIFIHLGEIIAEIKSNEISTSKTPKIIIRNTELDVPFNSKTDKFETLSKILIHDSTRNKRILQDVINELKTGKKVIIITERKEHIDSLNQYLKQSYETITLSGEDSESAKNSKWKLLKEENYQVLITTGQFFGEGTDLQNANCLFLVYPFSFEGKLIQCIGRVQRSEIPPTIYDYRDIKIDYLNKMFLKRNVYYRKIDKQATLFDEPEEISIPRSTFILDQKIKVPFEKLQFHYGSISFKYSVSEMNTELEFDIENFEIRPEFEVLKEYFSKSLQIKNIEIAIYAEFENGKLISQLALSNDIKKITKELIESVKFKFITKTFLGKLNTISNENLLDINQLQNQNNIKLYDSGDELLNDFLQNQNYKHQKHLQYLANHHERTILKIRFVLNPFSFVFLLAGKTEFHIVLETLNTEEATYIWHFDNDKKSLPYNLKQVDNYLSSIRNNGRQSFIENPPNNFSRILHDYSNDKKGFVIWKDLIEERLT; encoded by the coding sequence ATGCCTTTACCAACATCATTAGATACTATTCAACTATTCAAATCTATTTTTATAGGTCGAGAAGATGTGTTTGCTGTTCGGTGGGAAAAGGGAAATAAAAGTGGATATATGCCAGCCTACTTCTATGACCCATATCGATATCGAGCACATAAAATGAAAGGAGGTACTTTTCAAAATTATGCAGATAAAGAATATTTGCCTTTTACCGATAAAGAAATTGAAAAGCATCTAAACGGCGACCAATTGATTGGTATTTATCCACTACTAAAAGACAATACTTCGTGGTTTATTGTCGCAGACTTTGACAAAGTGGATTGGATTGAGGACTGCAAAAAATTCATAAATACTTGTAAAGAAAAAGAAATCCCTGCTTATTTAGAACGTTCGCGTTCAGGTAAAGGTGGACACGTTTGGATTTTTTTTGAACAACCTTATCCAGCAATCAAAAGTCGAAAGATTTTTATTTCGATTTTAGAAAACTCGGGGATTTTTTCTTTGTTTGATAAAAGTTCAAGTTTTGACCGATTATTTCCCAATCAAGATTTCCTTTCTGGAAAAGGATTCGGTAATTTAATTGCACTGCCTCTGTACAAAAAAACTTTAGAACAAGGGAATAGTTGCTTTGTGGAAATTGATAATTTGAAACCATTTGAAAATCAATGGAATTTCATTCAAAATATTCAAAAAATAACAATAGCCAAACTAGATAATCTTTACGAATCTTACACCCCTATAGAAAATAGCACTGGTCCATATTTACCACAAATTATCCCTGCAAAATTGACTATTACATTAAGCAATGTATTAAAAATCAATCGCAACGCAATACCAACTTCTTTAATCAATTTTCTAAAAGAAGAATTGAATTTTCTTAATACGGAATTCATAATAAAAAAGAAATCAAATAAAAACACTTTTGGAACTGAACGTTACTTCAGATTTATAGAAGAAACTGAAAACACTATAATCATTCCAAAAGGTTTTGTTGGGAAAACAATTCGATTTTGTAGGGAAAACAAAATAGATTATGATTTTATTGATGAAAGAAAAAAACTAAATCCCGTTTCGTTTTCGTTTAATGCGCAACTAAAAGAACATCAACAATTAGTAATAAATAGCATATCAAAAAAAGATTTAGGAGTAATTGTTGCTCCACCAGGATCAGGAAAAACGGTTGTTGGACTAAAAATTATTGCTGATAAAAAGCAACCTTCTTTAATTATTACTCATCGCAAACAAATAGCAGAACAATGGATAGAAAGAATCGAAGCATTTTTGGGAATATCAAAAAATGACATTGGAAAAATTGGTCAAGGTAAAACCAAGATTGGAAAACATATAACTATTGCAATGATTCAGAGTTTGTCGAAAGAAATTGAGAAACCTGATTCGAAAGATTTTTTAAATGCTTTTGGCGCTATCATTATTGACGAATGCCATCATATTCCTGCGGAAACATTCCGAAATACAATTGCAAAATTACAAACGTTCTATTTGTATGGTTTAACAGCAACTCCTTTTAGAAAATATAATGACGACAAACTTATTTTTATCCATTTAGGAGAAATAATAGCAGAGATAAAATCTAATGAAATTAGCACATCAAAAACTCCAAAAATAATCATTAGAAATACAGAACTTGACGTTCCTTTTAATTCAAAGACGGACAAATTTGAGACATTATCGAAAATCTTAATCCACGATTCTACAAGAAATAAAAGGATACTTCAGGACGTAATCAATGAATTAAAAACAGGCAAAAAAGTCATTATTATTACGGAGCGCAAGGAACATATTGATTCGCTTAATCAGTATTTAAAACAATCATACGAAACTATTACATTAAGCGGAGAAGATTCTGAAAGTGCTAAAAACTCAAAATGGAAATTATTAAAGGAGGAAAATTATCAAGTTTTAATTACAACTGGGCAATTCTTTGGAGAAGGAACAGATTTACAAAATGCCAATTGCCTATTCCTTGTTTATCCTTTTTCTTTTGAAGGTAAATTAATTCAATGCATTGGGCGAGTTCAACGTTCGGAAATACCCCCTACTATTTACGATTATCGGGACATTAAGATTGATTATTTGAATAAAATGTTTCTAAAAAGGAATGTTTATTATCGAAAAATTGACAAGCAAGCAACCTTATTTGATGAACCCGAAGAAATTTCTATTCCAAGAAGCACATTTATTCTTGACCAAAAAATCAAAGTTCCTTTTGAGAAATTACAATTTCATTATGGAAGTATTTCTTTTAAATACAGTGTCTCTGAAATGAATACAGAACTTGAATTTGATATTGAAAATTTCGAAATTAGACCAGAGTTTGAAGTTTTAAAAGAATATTTTTCTAAATCACTCCAAATAAAAAATATTGAAATTGCAATTTATGCAGAATTTGAAAATGGAAAACTAATTTCACAATTAGCATTATCCAATGATATCAAAAAGATAACTAAAGAACTGATTGAAAGTGTAAAATTTAAATTTATAACCAAGACTTTCTTGGGCAAATTAAATACAATTAGCAACGAAAACCTACTCGATATAAATCAATTACAGAATCAAAATAATATCAAATTATATGATTCAGGAGATGAATTATTAAATGATTTTTTACAGAATCAAAATTACAAACATCAAAAACATTTACAATATTTAGCCAATCATCACGAAAGGACTATTCTTAAAATTCGTTTTGTACTCAATCCTTTTTCATTTGTTTTTCTTTTAGCAGGAAAAACAGAATTTCATATTGTTTTAGAAACCTTAAACACAGAAGAAGCAACCTATATTTGGCATTTTGACAATGATAAAAAATCACTTCCTTATAACTTAAAACAAGTTGACAACTACTTAAGTAGCATTCGAAATAACGGAAGACAATCTTTTATTGAAAACCCACCTAATAATTTCAGTAGAATACTTCACGATTATTCAAACGATAAAAAAGGGTTTGTAATTTGGAAAGATTTGATTGAAGAAAGACTTACTTAA
- a CDS encoding DUF5675 family protein: protein MVISITRTYFPDGTNGKLECDGKFICNTIELPWKMDETKVSCIPEGKYFIRKRYSNKFKWHLEVMDVENRKFILIYPANNALLELKGCIAPVTQISGPGLGLQSRKAFYKLKDLIYKVLDRDEEVSLIIQSDSLSGMINK from the coding sequence ATGGTTATCTCGATAACTAGAACTTATTTCCCCGATGGAACTAACGGTAAACTCGAATGCGATGGTAAATTCATTTGTAACACAATTGAATTGCCTTGGAAGATGGACGAAACGAAGGTTTCTTGTATTCCGGAGGGGAAATATTTTATTAGAAAAAGATATAGCAATAAGTTCAAGTGGCATTTGGAGGTTATGGATGTCGAAAACAGAAAATTTATTCTGATTTATCCCGCCAACAATGCTCTTTTAGAATTGAAAGGCTGTATTGCTCCAGTAACTCAAATTTCTGGACCAGGTTTAGGACTTCAATCGAGAAAAGCATTTTACAAACTAAAAGATTTGATTTATAAAGTTTTAGATCGTGACGAAGAAGTGAGTTTAATTATTCAATCTGATTCCCTTTCGGGAATGATAAATAAATAA